A window of the Ostrea edulis chromosome 1, xbOstEdul1.1, whole genome shotgun sequence genome harbors these coding sequences:
- the LOC125646944 gene encoding uncharacterized protein LOC125646944 — protein sequence MLGFRRKPGEQQQESIPTNERLNLPITKQGRSNTIQDKAGNFLTEDQDILQSWTEYCSELYSYRATEDPSVLHVPPATNNDNHPILREEVESAVRSLKKAEISKSEKYTIRNSQDRRRSNEQCLTDHLQYDPANRNMTNTMDTSLTITLHKKGTVQQCQNYRTISLISHPSTAMLEIQQNMLKPQAENIIAEE from the coding sequence ATGCTAGGATTTAGAAGGAAACCCGGAGAACAACAGCAAGAAAGCATACCAACTAACGAAAGACTTAACCTGCCCATTACAAAACAGGGACGCAGTAATACCATCCAAGACAAAGCTGGAAACTTTCTGACAGAAGATCAGGACATTTTACAGAGCTGGACTGAGTACTGCTCCGAGCTATACAGTTACAGAGCCACAGAAGACCcaagtgtattacatgtacctccTGCAACCAACAACGACAATCACCCCATCCTTCGAGAAGAAGTGGAATCAGCAGTGAGATCGCTGAAGAAGGCGGAAATTAGCAAGAGTGAAAAATATACCATCCGAAATAGTCAAGACAGGAGGAGAAGCAATGAACAGTGCCTTACTGATCATCTGCAATACGATCCGGCAAACAGGAATATGACCAACACCATGGACACATCCCTGACCATCACACTCCACAAAAAAGGCACCGTACAACAGTGCCAGAATTACCGCACCATCAGCCTTATTAGCCATCCAAGCACAGCCATGCTGGAAATACAGCAGAATATGTTGAAGCCACAAGCAGAGAATATCATTGCTGaagaataa